One Primulina huaijiensis isolate GDHJ02 chromosome 5, ASM1229523v2, whole genome shotgun sequence DNA segment encodes these proteins:
- the LOC140976791 gene encoding uncharacterized protein produces the protein MNSNGIQDLSSGVVMLIQSIIESQSVPEGYMLMAHAHATQVFQLKNLVLVLVLVLDQTHRQPMSLSLPMVSLPAPESIVDSFPVKTQGKSERSQSEDDVSQCYICLAEYEEGDKIRVLPFQHEYHISCVR, from the exons ATGAACAGCAATGGTATTCAAGATCTGAG CTCTGGAGTGGTAATGTTGATTCAGTCAATCATAGAATCGCAGTCTGTCCCAGAGGGATACATGCTGATGGCTCATGCTCATGCCACCCAGGTTTTTCAGCTGAAGAATCTGGTTCTAGTGCTCGTTCTG GTCCTTGATCAAACACATCGACAGCCCATGTCTCTGTCCTTGCCCATGGTTTCACTTCCGGCTCCAGAATCAATCGTTGACTCTTTCCCTGTGAAGACTCAAGGAAAGTCGGAAAGATCTCAATCTGAAGACGATGTTTCTCA GTGCTATATTTGCCTTGCCGAGTACGAGGAGGGAGACAAAATACGTGTTCTTCCATTCCAACATGAGTATCACATATCATGTGTAAGATAA